A single window of uncultured Pseudodesulfovibrio sp. DNA harbors:
- a CDS encoding DUF169 domain-containing protein, with translation MQNTPDTDGLDMLARMLDCALGLERQLVGVTFLSTQDAFEQCEAKLARKPLSYCSLVRMASGGRARKAGLQEISCPGARRSLGMEPANEDFLSGKRYLDLGLYQDINCAKETSTTVSIMDRAVYGVSVQPLSDHDHTPHVVIAICDANQAMRITQGYIHHNGPIETMRCMGMQGLCSELTVRPYLTNKPNVSLLCSNTRYTCAWKDHELGVGIPFKSFLQTVDGVLETLNATESDSQKDIILARAKRMDIGLNILKGTAYYQSSSTPSAPPPKAKTPPATAKTPSSDHYSIKVHAISKSHTLQSGSAIKVLDDISLNVRQQEFLTLVGPSGCGKSTLLNLMAGRYAPDSGSISLPDCNATKGLDLGFISQADTLLPWRTVRKNVELGMEIRNIPSKERRKTADRLMDQVGLLDFAQSYPFELSGGMKQRASVIRALAYDPDIIFMDEPFVGLDVQTRDALEEDILNLWQKHKKTIVMVTHDLGEAITLSDRVILFSGRPAKIKAEYTIPLPRPRSVVESKFTDEFVAIHKRIWRDLSAEVLNVSKRRDHA, from the coding sequence ATGCAAAACACTCCGGATACTGACGGTCTGGACATGCTCGCCAGAATGCTGGACTGCGCCCTCGGGCTTGAGAGACAGCTTGTGGGTGTAACTTTTCTATCCACTCAGGATGCGTTTGAACAATGTGAAGCCAAACTGGCTCGCAAACCACTTTCGTATTGTTCGCTGGTCAGAATGGCCAGCGGTGGGCGAGCGAGAAAGGCCGGACTGCAAGAGATATCCTGTCCCGGTGCAAGGCGATCGTTAGGCATGGAGCCTGCTAACGAAGACTTTCTGTCTGGGAAACGGTATCTTGATCTCGGCCTATACCAAGACATAAATTGCGCTAAAGAGACATCCACCACGGTGAGCATAATGGACAGAGCCGTATACGGTGTGTCTGTGCAACCTCTGTCAGACCATGACCACACACCGCATGTGGTCATAGCCATCTGCGATGCGAACCAAGCTATGCGGATCACCCAAGGATACATACATCACAATGGGCCTATTGAAACCATGCGATGTATGGGCATGCAAGGGCTCTGCTCGGAACTGACGGTACGCCCGTATCTCACGAACAAACCAAATGTCTCTCTTCTCTGCTCCAACACTCGTTACACCTGTGCCTGGAAAGATCATGAACTGGGTGTAGGAATACCTTTCAAATCGTTCCTGCAGACAGTCGACGGCGTATTAGAAACACTAAACGCAACCGAATCCGACAGTCAGAAAGACATCATTCTTGCCCGGGCCAAAAGAATGGACATTGGTCTGAATATACTCAAAGGGACCGCATACTATCAATCTTCATCCACGCCCAGCGCGCCACCTCCAAAAGCGAAAACACCTCCCGCTACCGCGAAAACACCGTCATCAGATCACTATTCCATCAAAGTGCATGCGATCTCCAAAAGCCACACGTTGCAGAGCGGTTCTGCGATCAAAGTGCTGGACGACATCTCACTGAATGTCAGACAACAAGAATTCCTGACTCTTGTCGGCCCAAGCGGTTGCGGTAAAAGTACACTACTCAATCTCATGGCCGGACGGTATGCTCCTGACTCCGGAAGCATCTCGCTGCCCGACTGCAACGCAACAAAGGGACTCGATCTCGGATTCATTTCACAAGCAGATACTCTCCTGCCCTGGCGCACGGTCCGCAAGAACGTGGAGTTAGGCATGGAAATACGCAACATACCTTCAAAGGAACGCCGTAAAACTGCCGACAGACTTATGGACCAAGTCGGATTGCTCGACTTCGCGCAAAGCTACCCATTTGAATTGTCCGGTGGCATGAAACAACGAGCCTCAGTCATACGAGCTCTGGCCTACGATCCGGATATCATCTTCATGGACGAACCGTTTGTCGGACTGGACGTCCAGACCCGAGACGCTTTGGAAGAAGACATCCTCAATCTATGGCAGAAGCACAAGAAAACTATCGTCATGGTCACCCACGATTTGGGAGAAGCCATCACTCTATCCGATCGGGTCATACTTTTCTCTGGCAGGCCTGCCAAAATCAAAGCTGAATATACCATCCCCCTGCCAAGACCCAGGTCGGTGGTCGAAAGTAAGTTTACCGATGAGTTCGTCGCTATTCACAAACGCATCTGGCGGGATCTCAGCGCCGAGGTTCTCAATGTGTCCAAACGGAGGGACCATGCGTAA
- a CDS encoding P-II family nitrogen regulator — protein sequence MMIMVRAIVRPEKADDVLAALMDNGFPAVTKYSVAGRGKQRGIKIGEVTYDEIPKTMLMSVVKAEDKEFVINTIMDAARSGVKGAFGDGKIFVAEVDDVYTISSGVCDTAAAVEAA from the coding sequence ATGATGATTATGGTAAGAGCGATTGTACGCCCCGAGAAAGCTGATGATGTCTTGGCTGCTCTGATGGACAACGGTTTTCCTGCCGTCACCAAGTACTCAGTTGCCGGTCGCGGTAAGCAGCGTGGCATTAAGATCGGCGAAGTTACCTACGACGAAATTCCGAAGACCATGCTCATGAGCGTGGTCAAAGCGGAAGACAAGGAATTTGTCATCAACACGATTATGGATGCAGCCCGTTCCGGTGTGAAGGGCGCATTCGGTGATGGCAAGATTTTTGTGGCTGAAGTGGACGATGTTTACACCATTTCTTCTGGCGTGTGCGATACCGCCGCAGCCGTGGAGGCCGCGTGA
- a CDS encoding P-II family nitrogen regulator, producing MKEVIAVVRMNMMNRSKAALSEAGIDAFFAHEAQGRGKGFVNVEVLEGAESGYEEAAAVLGEKGKLYPKRMLTVVVADDVVPEVVEVLTKVNQTGKPGDGKIFVLPLGDAVRVRTSESGEKAIA from the coding sequence ATGAAGGAAGTTATCGCAGTAGTTCGCATGAACATGATGAACCGCAGCAAGGCCGCGCTGAGTGAGGCTGGCATCGATGCGTTCTTTGCTCATGAAGCGCAAGGTCGGGGCAAAGGGTTCGTGAATGTTGAAGTCCTGGAAGGTGCGGAGAGCGGATATGAAGAAGCCGCCGCCGTTCTTGGAGAGAAGGGCAAACTCTATCCCAAGCGCATGTTGACTGTAGTGGTCGCTGATGACGTGGTTCCTGAAGTGGTGGAAGTCCTCACCAAAGTCAATCAGACCGGTAAACCCGGTGATGGCAAGATTTTTGTTTTGCCGCTGGGAGACGCCGTTCGCGTCAGAACATCTGAGTCCGGCGAAAAGGCAATAGCCTAA
- the nifK gene encoding nitrogenase molybdenum-iron protein subunit beta, producing the protein MLLRHTPEEVADRKALMINPAKTCQPIGAMYAALGIKGCLPHSHGSQGCCAYHRSTLTRHYKEPISAATSSFTEGASVFGGQANLVQALNNIFTVYDPDVVAVHTTCLSETIGDDLNQIRDKAIKDGKVPEGKTIIGAPTPSYVGSHVTGFSNMVKAMAQLAEPSGTKSGKVNVIPGWVEPADMAEIRRLAELVGVEITLFPDTSGVLDAPLTGEYSMFPDGGVTIPELKAAGDAIGTLALGEWCSADAARWLDAKSKVPCTVLDMPFGLAATDRFIDVLRTVAGVSVPDSVAVERGQLVDLISDMHQYFYGKRVAIWGDPDQLISMTEFLVSLDMQPVYVVTGTPGKKFEKRIQEICEGQPFEVKVKAKGDMFLLHQWIKNESVDLLIGNTYGKYIARDEDIPFMRWGFPILDRQGHQYFPTVGYKGGLRLLEKMLNLFLDRKDRDDPEQTFELVL; encoded by the coding sequence ATGTTACTTAGACACACACCAGAAGAAGTTGCTGACCGTAAGGCCCTGATGATTAATCCGGCCAAGACGTGTCAGCCCATCGGCGCCATGTATGCGGCCCTTGGCATCAAGGGATGCCTTCCACACAGCCACGGGTCCCAGGGGTGTTGCGCCTACCATCGCTCCACTCTGACCCGGCACTACAAGGAGCCCATTTCCGCTGCAACCAGTTCCTTCACTGAAGGTGCATCCGTGTTCGGCGGTCAGGCCAACCTCGTGCAGGCCCTTAACAATATCTTCACGGTTTACGATCCGGATGTTGTTGCCGTGCATACCACCTGTTTGTCCGAGACTATCGGTGATGATTTGAATCAGATTCGAGACAAGGCGATCAAGGATGGCAAGGTTCCAGAAGGCAAGACCATTATTGGCGCACCGACTCCGAGCTACGTTGGCTCGCACGTTACTGGTTTCTCCAACATGGTGAAAGCCATGGCGCAGTTGGCCGAACCGTCCGGTACCAAGTCCGGCAAGGTCAACGTTATCCCCGGCTGGGTCGAACCCGCCGACATGGCCGAGATCAGACGTCTGGCTGAGCTGGTCGGTGTGGAGATCACTCTGTTCCCGGATACCTCAGGCGTGCTGGATGCGCCTTTGACCGGCGAATACTCCATGTTTCCCGATGGTGGTGTGACTATTCCCGAGCTTAAGGCGGCTGGTGATGCCATCGGAACCCTCGCTCTTGGCGAATGGTGTTCCGCTGACGCTGCCCGTTGGCTGGACGCCAAGAGCAAGGTGCCGTGCACCGTGCTGGACATGCCGTTCGGCCTGGCTGCCACTGACCGCTTTATCGATGTGTTGCGTACCGTCGCCGGTGTCTCTGTTCCCGACTCCGTGGCTGTCGAGCGCGGACAGCTCGTGGACCTGATTTCGGATATGCACCAGTACTTCTACGGCAAGCGTGTGGCCATTTGGGGTGACCCTGATCAGCTTATTTCCATGACTGAATTCTTGGTGTCACTCGATATGCAGCCTGTCTATGTCGTCACAGGTACTCCGGGCAAGAAATTCGAGAAGCGTATTCAGGAAATATGCGAAGGGCAGCCCTTCGAGGTCAAGGTCAAGGCAAAGGGCGACATGTTCCTGCTTCATCAGTGGATCAAGAATGAATCAGTCGATCTGCTCATCGGCAATACATACGGCAAGTACATCGCTCGTGATGAAGACATCCCATTCATGCGGTGGGGCTTCCCCATCCTTGATCGTCAGGGACATCAGTACTTCCCGACAGTCGGTTACAAGGGCGGACTCCGTCTGCTTGAAAAGATGTTGAACCTTTTTCTTGATCGTAAAGACCGTGACGATCCGGAACAAACCTTTGAACTCGTCTTGTAG
- the nifH gene encoding nitrogenase iron protein has translation MRKVAIYGKGGIGKSTTTQNTVAGLAMMGRKVMVVGCDPKADSTRLLLGGLAQKSVLDSLREEGEDVELDDIRKPGYGDTWCVESGGPEPGVGCAGRGIITSINMLENLGAYEESEGLDYAFYDVLGDVVCGGFAMPIRDGKAEEIYIVCSGEMMAMYAANNICKGIMKYAQSGSVRLGGLICNSRAVDNEKEMIEELAKKLGTQMIYFIPRDNDVQRAEINRKTVIEWDPEVPQADAYRGLATAIDENETFVIPTPLEIEELEQLLLDFGLLEAA, from the coding sequence ATGAGAAAAGTAGCGATTTACGGAAAAGGCGGCATCGGCAAATCCACCACCACCCAGAACACTGTAGCTGGTCTGGCAATGATGGGACGCAAGGTCATGGTTGTTGGTTGTGATCCTAAGGCGGATTCAACCCGTCTGCTGCTGGGTGGTCTTGCCCAGAAGTCGGTTCTCGATTCCCTTCGTGAAGAAGGTGAGGATGTGGAGCTCGATGATATCCGCAAGCCGGGGTACGGCGATACCTGGTGTGTCGAGTCTGGTGGCCCTGAACCGGGAGTCGGTTGTGCTGGGCGTGGCATCATCACTTCTATCAACATGTTGGAAAATCTTGGTGCTTACGAAGAGTCCGAAGGCTTGGACTACGCTTTTTACGATGTCCTCGGAGACGTTGTTTGTGGTGGATTCGCTATGCCCATTCGTGATGGCAAAGCTGAAGAAATTTACATCGTTTGCTCTGGCGAGATGATGGCCATGTACGCAGCCAACAACATTTGTAAAGGCATCATGAAGTACGCTCAGTCTGGAAGTGTCCGTCTCGGTGGACTGATTTGCAACTCTCGTGCAGTCGACAACGAAAAAGAGATGATTGAGGAGCTGGCCAAAAAACTTGGTACCCAGATGATTTATTTCATTCCTCGCGACAATGACGTTCAGCGTGCAGAAATTAATCGTAAAACCGTTATCGAATGGGACCCTGAAGTTCCGCAGGCCGATGCGTATCGAGGTCTCGCCACAGCCATCGACGAGAATGAAACGTTTGTCATTCCGACCCCGCTTGAAATCGAAGAACTTGAGCAACTTTTGTTGGATTTCGGTCTGCTGGAAGCTGCTTAA
- a CDS encoding GNAT family N-acetyltransferase, whose amino-acid sequence MPEVVIVRPACTEDLDGLVCLLEMLFSIEEDFVIDSDKHRRGLDVMLNNRRGCIMAAEAANGIVVGMCSGQLTVSTAEGGPAVLIEDVIVHKEWRGRGIGALLLDSIMAWGWENEASRLQLLADRKNVPALAFYKHLGWETTQLTCLRKQL is encoded by the coding sequence ATGCCCGAAGTCGTAATCGTTCGTCCTGCATGCACAGAAGATCTTGATGGTTTGGTTTGTCTGCTCGAAATGTTGTTTTCCATTGAGGAAGATTTTGTCATCGATTCTGACAAACACCGGCGCGGTTTGGATGTGATGTTGAACAACCGTCGGGGTTGCATCATGGCAGCAGAGGCGGCCAACGGGATTGTTGTTGGCATGTGTTCTGGACAGTTAACGGTTTCCACGGCTGAAGGCGGTCCTGCTGTGCTGATTGAGGATGTCATAGTCCACAAGGAGTGGCGTGGTCGGGGCATCGGCGCTTTATTGTTGGATTCCATTATGGCCTGGGGGTGGGAAAATGAAGCCTCTCGGCTTCAACTTCTGGCTGACAGAAAGAATGTCCCGGCCTTGGCTTTTTACAAACACCTTGGTTGGGAAACCACACAACTCACTTGTTTGAGAAAACAGCTGTAA
- a CDS encoding radical SAM protein: METTLSYANHPCFGFSARKKVGRIHLPVAPRANARIKFASMKKAASAIMPADALNMLTRTIEAGNPVGVVGITGPGDPLAVPEYTLETLRLVREKYPDMPLCMTSIGIGGAEHAEELAEIGLLHVTILVDAVDPKVAEQLYAWVRPSTRTMPISEAVEILLNEQAKTIVALKNAGLTVKINTTVFPGYNAGHVEDVAAAVASLDADIMAIVPCDFEVESDDALVKPDMALMATACDRAARHMNLVPFWNYCGEKIVGLRGPGEMGQPSEIMPMPTSERPNVAVVSSNGMEVDMHLGHAATLLIYGPREDGLACLLETRQAPAPGTGSSRWVKMAALLDDCFALMTSNAGERPREILSGLGLPVLITDGEVEGTVDVLFGGGKKKGKCLK; encoded by the coding sequence ATGGAAACGACTTTATCGTATGCAAATCATCCTTGTTTTGGATTCTCCGCCCGGAAAAAAGTCGGTCGGATTCATCTTCCCGTTGCTCCTCGGGCCAATGCTCGTATCAAGTTTGCGAGCATGAAAAAGGCTGCTTCGGCGATTATGCCTGCCGACGCGTTGAATATGTTGACCCGGACAATTGAGGCCGGGAATCCGGTTGGAGTCGTTGGGATTACCGGTCCGGGCGATCCTTTGGCCGTGCCGGAATATACGTTGGAAACATTGCGTCTGGTCCGTGAAAAGTACCCGGATATGCCTTTGTGCATGACCTCGATCGGTATAGGCGGGGCCGAACATGCTGAGGAATTGGCTGAAATTGGCCTTTTACATGTGACTATACTTGTCGATGCCGTGGACCCGAAAGTGGCGGAACAACTGTATGCATGGGTTCGTCCTTCAACACGAACAATGCCAATTTCTGAGGCCGTGGAAATTCTTTTGAATGAACAGGCCAAGACGATTGTTGCGCTGAAAAATGCAGGCCTCACCGTCAAAATTAACACCACTGTTTTTCCTGGATACAACGCTGGTCACGTGGAGGATGTTGCTGCTGCCGTGGCCTCATTGGACGCGGATATCATGGCCATTGTCCCGTGTGATTTTGAGGTGGAGTCCGACGATGCCCTGGTCAAGCCGGACATGGCGTTGATGGCGACGGCGTGTGATCGAGCAGCCCGGCATATGAACCTCGTGCCCTTTTGGAATTATTGCGGTGAGAAGATTGTCGGTCTCAGAGGGCCGGGAGAGATGGGGCAGCCTTCAGAAATTATGCCTATGCCGACTTCGGAGCGGCCCAACGTGGCTGTTGTCAGTTCCAATGGGATGGAGGTGGATATGCATTTGGGCCATGCCGCTACATTACTTATTTATGGTCCACGCGAGGATGGTCTGGCCTGCCTGTTGGAAACGCGTCAGGCCCCGGCCCCCGGAACAGGTTCCTCTCGTTGGGTAAAAATGGCGGCATTGCTTGATGATTGCTTTGCGCTGATGACTTCGAATGCGGGAGAGCGTCCAAGGGAAATTTTAAGTGGCCTCGGCTTACCAGTTCTTATCACTGACGGCGAGGTAGAAGGGACCGTGGATGTCTTGTTTGGTGGTGGTAAGAAAAAAGGCAAGTGTCTTAAATAG
- a CDS encoding pyruvate carboxyltransferase, whose protein sequence is MLIDTTLREGAQMFGAYFNKETKLKIIFGLLSLGVDEIEMGWVGQEGLEELVDRIRPLAKNTALSVWSPCRGEDISKAAALNVDRVNIGVPVSDLHVEKRLGIGREGLLERLAHTVLTAGLLGIEYISVGLEDVSRADEQFALVAGQLAESMGASRIRLADSVGVLTPMKMKELVHIFRNQIDIDVAVHCHDDFGMGTGNAITALQCGADYADGSILGIGERSGISATEELATYLTMKETNPAYQTERIRELCHFVSVAAGVQIPRTKAVAGQDIFACESGIHVHAMGKSPNLFEPYDPARINANRVLAVGGKSGRAAIAHALGKNNIEIPKNEIATLVAEVKRLSWELERPLTKQELSELSKTN, encoded by the coding sequence ATGCTGATCGATACTACACTCAGAGAAGGCGCACAGATGTTCGGAGCCTATTTCAATAAGGAAACGAAGCTGAAAATCATATTCGGTCTTTTAAGCCTCGGCGTGGATGAAATAGAAATGGGCTGGGTGGGGCAGGAAGGTTTGGAGGAACTTGTCGATCGGATCCGCCCTCTAGCCAAAAACACAGCCTTGAGCGTCTGGTCACCCTGTCGAGGAGAAGACATCAGCAAGGCCGCGGCACTCAACGTTGACCGCGTAAACATCGGCGTCCCCGTGTCCGACCTGCACGTCGAAAAACGCCTTGGAATCGGCCGTGAGGGGCTACTCGAACGCCTCGCCCACACCGTTCTCACGGCCGGACTCCTTGGTATCGAATATATCTCTGTTGGACTGGAAGACGTCTCACGAGCCGATGAACAATTCGCCCTGGTCGCTGGACAGCTTGCCGAAAGCATGGGGGCATCCCGTATTCGCCTCGCAGACTCGGTGGGTGTGCTTACCCCCATGAAAATGAAGGAATTGGTTCACATCTTCAGAAACCAAATCGACATCGACGTCGCTGTGCATTGTCATGATGACTTCGGCATGGGCACAGGCAACGCTATCACCGCTCTTCAATGCGGTGCAGACTACGCCGACGGCAGCATACTTGGTATCGGCGAGCGGTCCGGCATTTCAGCCACTGAAGAACTGGCAACCTACCTCACCATGAAGGAAACAAATCCTGCGTATCAAACGGAGAGGATTCGTGAACTTTGCCATTTCGTGTCTGTCGCTGCCGGGGTGCAAATCCCAAGGACTAAAGCCGTCGCGGGTCAGGACATATTCGCCTGTGAGTCAGGCATCCATGTCCACGCCATGGGAAAATCGCCTAACCTCTTTGAACCGTATGATCCCGCCCGTATCAACGCAAATCGCGTTCTCGCGGTGGGTGGCAAAAGCGGTCGTGCAGCCATTGCCCACGCGCTTGGCAAAAACAACATTGAGATACCGAAGAATGAAATCGCCACTCTTGTTGCGGAGGTGAAACGCCTCTCGTGGGAACTAGAACGTCCTCTGACGAAACAGGAACTCTCAGAGCTCTCTAAAACCAATTAG
- a CDS encoding (2Fe-2S) ferredoxin domain-containing protein, with translation MAVPERMIICCQSFRAAGDPKGICHKQTDGFLQYIEEEILDRGLDALVVASSCLKQCESGPIMVVQPENWWFKGVDSEEAIDEILDALEDGEACAEYLAA, from the coding sequence ATGGCTGTACCCGAGAGAATGATAATTTGTTGTCAGAGTTTCCGTGCTGCAGGTGATCCCAAAGGCATTTGCCACAAGCAGACCGACGGGTTCCTTCAGTACATAGAGGAAGAGATTCTGGATCGAGGTCTTGATGCGTTGGTTGTTGCTTCTTCCTGTCTTAAGCAATGTGAATCCGGCCCAATCATGGTCGTTCAGCCTGAGAACTGGTGGTTCAAGGGTGTTGATTCCGAAGAGGCCATTGATGAAATCCTTGATGCCCTCGAAGACGGGGAAGCCTGTGCTGAATACTTGGCTGCTTAA
- the nifD gene encoding nitrogenase molybdenum-iron protein alpha chain produces the protein MAKTKKLVQLNPTDIKDALLAKYPPKVARKRAKQIMINEAQESETPSEIVANVRTIPGIITMRGCTYAGCKGVIMGPTRDIVNITHGPIGCGFYSWLTRRNQTDPGPDGENYMPYCFSTDMQDQDIIFGGEKKLAAAIQEAYDLFHPKGIAIFATCPVGLIGDDIHAVARQMKEKLGDCNVFAFSCEGYKGVSQSAGHHIANNQVFTHLVGENETPTEGEYKINLLGEYNIGGDGFEIDRIFKKCGITNVATFSGNSSYEQFASAQHADLNTVMCHRSINYVADMLETKYGIPWIKVNFIGAEATAKSLRKIAKYFGDKKLIDKVEAVIAEEMPAVEAIISDVKPRTEGKTAMMFVGGSRAHHYNELFNEMGMTTISAGYEFGHRDDYEGRQVIPDLKVDADSRNIEELEIEPDENLYNPRKTPEEMKALQEAGFKFKHYDGLNPDMDKGTIIVDDLNQYEAEKLVEIMKPDIFCAGVKEKYSIQKLGVPMKQLHSYDSGGPYAGFKGAVNFYKEIDRLVNSRVWSYMKAPWQENPELTATFVWE, from the coding sequence ATGGCTAAGACGAAAAAGCTGGTGCAGCTCAATCCCACCGATATCAAGGATGCGCTTCTTGCGAAGTACCCTCCCAAGGTGGCTCGCAAGCGTGCCAAGCAGATAATGATCAACGAAGCTCAGGAGTCCGAGACCCCTTCTGAAATTGTGGCGAACGTCCGTACCATCCCTGGTATCATCACCATGCGTGGCTGTACTTATGCAGGCTGTAAGGGCGTTATCATGGGGCCTACCCGCGACATCGTGAATATCACCCATGGTCCCATCGGCTGCGGATTTTATTCCTGGCTCACTCGCCGAAATCAGACTGATCCCGGCCCGGACGGCGAAAATTATATGCCGTACTGCTTCTCCACTGATATGCAGGATCAGGACATCATTTTTGGTGGTGAAAAGAAGCTCGCTGCCGCCATTCAGGAAGCTTACGACCTGTTCCATCCCAAAGGCATCGCGATCTTCGCTACCTGCCCGGTTGGTCTGATCGGTGATGACATCCATGCTGTTGCCCGTCAGATGAAGGAAAAGCTTGGCGATTGCAACGTCTTTGCCTTCTCATGTGAAGGCTACAAGGGCGTATCGCAGTCTGCGGGTCACCATATTGCCAACAACCAGGTGTTCACCCACCTTGTGGGCGAGAATGAAACGCCCACCGAAGGCGAGTACAAGATCAATCTGCTTGGTGAATACAACATCGGTGGTGATGGATTCGAAATCGACCGTATCTTCAAGAAATGCGGTATTACCAATGTGGCAACATTCTCCGGCAACTCTTCATATGAACAGTTCGCTTCGGCTCAGCATGCCGACCTGAACACGGTCATGTGCCACCGATCCATCAACTACGTGGCCGACATGCTTGAGACCAAGTATGGCATTCCGTGGATCAAGGTGAACTTTATCGGCGCTGAAGCGACAGCCAAATCTTTGCGGAAGATTGCCAAGTATTTTGGTGACAAGAAGCTTATCGACAAGGTCGAAGCTGTTATCGCAGAAGAAATGCCCGCAGTCGAAGCGATTATCTCCGATGTGAAACCTCGCACCGAGGGCAAGACCGCCATGATGTTTGTCGGCGGTTCCCGAGCTCATCATTACAACGAATTGTTTAACGAAATGGGTATGACAACCATTTCCGCTGGCTACGAGTTTGGTCATCGTGATGACTACGAAGGTCGTCAGGTTATTCCTGATCTCAAGGTCGATGCCGATTCCCGTAATATCGAGGAGTTGGAGATTGAGCCGGATGAAAATCTCTACAATCCGCGGAAGACCCCGGAAGAAATGAAGGCACTGCAAGAGGCCGGTTTCAAATTCAAACATTATGACGGTCTGAATCCGGACATGGATAAAGGCACTATCATCGTAGATGACCTCAACCAGTATGAGGCCGAGAAGCTGGTGGAAATCATGAAGCCGGACATCTTCTGTGCTGGCGTCAAGGAAAAGTATTCCATTCAGAAGCTGGGCGTGCCCATGAAGCAGCTCCACAGCTACGATTCCGGTGGGCCCTATGCCGGGTTCAAGGGCGCTGTTAATTTCTACAAGGAAATCGATCGTCTCGTGAACAGCAGGGTCTGGAGCTATATGAAAGCCCCCTGGCAGGAAAACCCCGAGTTAACAGCCACTTTCGTGTGGGAATAA
- a CDS encoding ABC transporter permease produces the protein MRKFRINEGLRNRLSILSIVSVLLLSWEIAAQQKIINTFYASQPTAIASDFIHFVGSGEILPHLLTTLQEAVFGLFFGTIAGIICGVSLGKTKRLADLFEPIITALYGIPKLALAPIFILWFGLGIESKIFLSALLVFYLVFFSTYSGIRNINPDIIATVKLMGANRRQIFFKVTLPSSIPWILTGVRGGIGASLLGAIVGEYMGASAGLGWMVQYATTTYQVDRVMSCILTLLLIGLAFNNGLKLIEKRLLRWHPNNG, from the coding sequence ATGCGTAAATTTCGCATCAATGAAGGACTTCGCAACCGGCTATCCATTCTGAGCATAGTTTCAGTGTTGCTCCTCTCATGGGAAATCGCGGCGCAACAAAAGATCATCAACACCTTCTACGCAAGCCAGCCGACGGCTATTGCCTCGGACTTCATTCACTTCGTGGGGAGTGGGGAGATTCTGCCCCACCTGCTCACCACGTTACAGGAGGCGGTTTTCGGTCTGTTCTTCGGGACCATCGCAGGCATAATATGCGGGGTAAGTCTGGGCAAAACCAAACGACTAGCCGACTTGTTCGAACCAATCATTACCGCTTTGTATGGCATCCCCAAGCTGGCTCTGGCTCCCATCTTTATCCTCTGGTTCGGGCTGGGCATTGAGTCGAAAATATTCCTCTCCGCACTGCTGGTCTTTTATCTCGTCTTCTTCAGTACATACTCCGGCATCCGAAACATCAATCCAGACATTATTGCGACCGTCAAACTCATGGGAGCGAATCGCCGACAGATTTTTTTCAAGGTCACGTTACCATCAAGTATTCCTTGGATACTCACAGGTGTCCGAGGCGGCATCGGCGCATCCCTGTTAGGCGCCATCGTAGGCGAATACATGGGAGCGAGCGCCGGCCTTGGCTGGATGGTCCAATACGCCACCACAACCTATCAGGTAGACAGAGTCATGTCCTGCATCCTGACATTACTTCTGATTGGATTAGCCTTTAACAATGGTTTGAAATTGATAGAAAAACGTCTACTCCGCTGGCATCCAAACAACGGATAA